A genomic region of Lysinibacillus sp. 2017 contains the following coding sequences:
- a CDS encoding BrxA/BrxB family bacilliredoxin: protein MNMDYDLFMQQVTTTARAEMEAAGYEQLRTPEDVEDAFARKGTTLVMVNSVCGCAGGIARPAATHAVYYDKRPDHLVTVFAGQDKEATAAARYYFGEDHIPSSPSFVLLKDGQVVADVGRYEIEGHEIMSVVTNLQGNFEEYCEEV from the coding sequence ATGAATATGGACTATGATTTATTTATGCAACAAGTGACAACAACTGCTCGTGCAGAAATGGAAGCGGCAGGTTATGAACAATTACGCACACCAGAAGACGTGGAAGATGCCTTTGCTCGTAAAGGTACAACTTTAGTAATGGTCAACTCAGTTTGTGGTTGTGCAGGCGGTATTGCACGTCCAGCAGCAACTCATGCTGTCTATTACGATAAACGTCCTGACCATTTAGTAACAGTATTTGCTGGGCAAGATAAAGAAGCAACAGCAGCAGCTCGTTACTACTTCGGTGAAGATCACATCCCATCATCTCCATCATTTGTTTTATTAAAAGATGGTCAAGTTGTAGCAGATGTTGGTCGCTATGAAATTGAAGGTCATGAAATCATGTCAGTTGTAACAAATTTACAAGGCAACTTCGAGGAATATTGCGAAGAAGTATAA
- the meaB gene encoding methylmalonyl Co-A mutase-associated GTPase MeaB — translation MTKEHQDRSALFVMDGVKGGHDGMSYSNPKKFRKKKQETLDIKKLAEEVRAGDRTSLAKAITLIESSNNAHKEDAQKLLQELLPYTGNCIRIGITGVPGAGKSSFIEAFGTMLCKMGKRVAVLAIDPSSSLSGGSILGDKTRMEELVRQENAFVRPSPSAGTLGGVHKKSRETMLLCEAAGYDVLLIETVGVGQSETYVRGMVDFFLLLVLTGAGDELQGMKKGIMELADGIVVHKADGDNVRPAKRTMQEYKQILHFLQPATPGWMSTALTVSSLEKTGLENVWTMLMEFEQSVKSSNYWAIRRREQTRDWFHSMITDHLIDSFYQNEERKMQVRSLETDILKGSLTVTQGVNALFDEKETHEL, via the coding sequence ATGACAAAAGAGCATCAAGACCGTAGTGCTTTGTTTGTCATGGATGGTGTGAAGGGTGGTCATGATGGAATGAGCTATTCAAACCCAAAGAAATTCAGAAAAAAAAAGCAGGAAACTCTTGATATAAAGAAATTAGCTGAAGAAGTGCGAGCAGGTGACCGTACTTCTTTGGCAAAGGCAATTACATTGATCGAAAGCTCGAACAACGCGCATAAAGAAGATGCACAAAAACTACTACAAGAACTATTACCATACACAGGAAACTGTATTCGTATCGGGATTACAGGGGTTCCAGGAGCGGGGAAAAGCTCGTTTATCGAAGCTTTTGGAACAATGCTCTGTAAAATGGGGAAACGCGTTGCAGTGCTAGCCATTGATCCGAGCTCGTCGTTATCAGGCGGTAGTATTCTGGGTGACAAAACGCGGATGGAAGAGCTTGTGCGTCAAGAAAATGCCTTCGTTCGACCGTCTCCAAGTGCAGGTACATTAGGCGGGGTGCATAAAAAATCGCGTGAAACGATGCTTCTTTGTGAAGCGGCAGGCTATGATGTCTTACTCATTGAAACAGTGGGTGTTGGTCAAAGTGAGACGTATGTGCGCGGAATGGTCGATTTCTTCTTGTTACTTGTATTAACAGGTGCTGGGGATGAGCTGCAAGGCATGAAAAAGGGAATAATGGAACTTGCGGATGGGATTGTGGTACATAAAGCAGATGGTGACAATGTGCGCCCTGCAAAACGTACCATGCAAGAGTATAAGCAAATTCTTCATTTCCTGCAGCCTGCAACACCAGGTTGGATGAGTACAGCATTAACCGTTTCTTCGCTAGAAAAAACGGGATTAGAAAATGTTTGGACTATGCTAATGGAGTTTGAGCAATCGGTTAAAAGTTCAAATTACTGGGCAATTCGCCGCCGTGAGCAAACGAGAGATTGGTTCCATTCAATGATTACCGACCATTTAATTGACTCGTTTTATCAAAACGAAGAACGCAAAATGCAGGTTCGTTCGTTAGAAACTGACATACTAAAAGGAAGCCTTACAGTAACTCAAGGTGTCAACGCGTTATTTGACGAAAAAGAAACGCATGAATTGTAA
- the scpA gene encoding methylmalonyl-CoA mutase, producing the protein MSKANFESVVIEDVLAKEQLTSTGSFMTNEGIEVKSVYNAEDIQDAKHTKDVAGIAPNTRGPYPTMYVARPWTVRQYAGFSTAEESNAFYRRNLAMGQKGLSVAFDLATHRGYDSDHPRVTGDVGKAGVAIDSVEDAKILFAGIPLDQMSVSMTMNGAVLPILAFYIVAAEEQGVTPDKLAGTIQNDILKEYMVRNTYIYPPAMSMKIIADIFEYTAKFMPKFNSISISGYHIQEAGATNDIELAYTLADGLEYVRTGLKAGIDIDAFAPRLSFFWAIGMNYYMEVAKMRAARRIWAQMMSTFNPKNPKTLALRTHSQTSGWSLTEQDPFNNVTRTLIEANAAAMGHTQSLHTNALDEAIALPTDFSARIARNTQLFLQEETGMTKVIDPWGGSYYVEKLTEELTEKAWALIEEIEELGGMAKAIETGLPKMKVEEAAAKRQAKIDSKSETIVGVNKYRLAEEDPIDILDIDNAIVRVGQIERLEKMKATRDNEEVQKHLARLTKAAEDGSENLLAIAVDAARARASLGEISDAIEAVSGRHKAVIRSISGVYSANYSDTEVIKEVKQMTADFQEAEGRRPRILIAKMGQDGHDRGAKVVATGYADLGFDVDISPLFMTPEETAQMANENDVHVIGVSSLAAGHKTLVPELLAELKKLGREDIIVIVGGVIPAQDYDFLYEAGAVAIFGPGTVIPVAAIRIIEEIYKALGYEEVAE; encoded by the coding sequence ATGAGTAAAGCAAATTTTGAATCCGTAGTGATTGAAGATGTGTTAGCGAAAGAGCAACTAACTTCTACAGGCTCATTTATGACAAATGAAGGCATTGAAGTAAAATCTGTATACAATGCAGAGGATATTCAAGATGCAAAACATACAAAAGACGTTGCAGGTATTGCACCGAATACACGTGGTCCTTACCCAACAATGTACGTCGCACGTCCTTGGACTGTCCGTCAATATGCAGGTTTCTCAACAGCAGAAGAATCAAATGCCTTTTACCGTCGTAACTTAGCGATGGGGCAAAAAGGATTATCTGTTGCATTCGACTTAGCAACACACCGTGGCTATGACTCGGATCACCCACGTGTAACGGGCGACGTTGGTAAAGCAGGTGTAGCGATTGACTCTGTTGAAGATGCTAAAATTTTATTTGCAGGGATTCCATTAGATCAAATGTCGGTATCGATGACGATGAACGGCGCGGTACTTCCAATTTTAGCGTTCTACATCGTTGCTGCAGAAGAACAAGGGGTAACACCTGATAAGCTTGCTGGTACCATCCAAAATGACATTCTAAAAGAATATATGGTGCGTAACACTTATATTTATCCACCAGCAATGTCGATGAAAATTATCGCGGATATTTTTGAATATACGGCGAAATTTATGCCAAAATTCAACTCGATTTCAATTTCTGGTTATCATATTCAAGAAGCGGGTGCGACGAATGATATCGAGTTAGCTTATACATTAGCAGACGGACTTGAATATGTACGTACGGGCTTAAAAGCAGGAATTGATATTGATGCCTTTGCACCGCGTTTATCATTCTTCTGGGCAATCGGTATGAACTACTACATGGAAGTAGCAAAAATGCGTGCAGCTCGCCGTATTTGGGCTCAGATGATGTCGACATTTAATCCAAAGAACCCAAAAACATTAGCGTTACGTACACACTCTCAAACTTCTGGATGGAGTTTAACAGAGCAAGATCCATTCAATAACGTGACACGTACATTAATCGAAGCAAACGCAGCAGCAATGGGTCATACGCAATCACTTCACACGAATGCACTTGATGAAGCAATTGCATTACCAACAGATTTCTCTGCACGTATTGCACGTAATACCCAGTTGTTCTTACAAGAAGAAACAGGTATGACGAAAGTAATCGATCCATGGGGCGGTTCTTATTATGTTGAGAAATTAACAGAAGAGCTAACAGAAAAAGCATGGGCATTAATTGAAGAAATTGAGGAACTTGGCGGTATGGCGAAAGCAATCGAAACAGGTCTTCCGAAAATGAAAGTCGAAGAAGCAGCAGCAAAACGCCAAGCAAAAATCGACTCAAAATCAGAAACAATTGTCGGGGTCAACAAATACCGTTTAGCGGAAGAAGATCCAATCGACATTTTAGATATCGACAATGCGATTGTTCGCGTTGGACAAATCGAGCGCTTAGAAAAAATGAAAGCAACTCGTGATAATGAAGAAGTACAAAAACATTTAGCCCGCTTAACAAAAGCAGCGGAAGATGGATCAGAAAACTTACTAGCTATCGCAGTAGATGCAGCGAGAGCACGTGCATCTCTTGGTGAAATTTCTGATGCAATTGAAGCAGTATCTGGTCGTCATAAAGCGGTTATTCGCTCTATTTCTGGTGTATACTCTGCCAATTACTCGGATACAGAAGTAATTAAAGAAGTGAAGCAAATGACGGCAGATTTCCAAGAAGCAGAAGGTCGTCGTCCACGTATTTTAATTGCGAAAATGGGTCAAGATGGTCATGATCGTGGGGCGAAAGTTGTTGCGACAGGCTATGCGGATTTAGGCTTTGACGTTGATATTTCGCCATTATTCATGACGCCAGAAGAGACAGCACAAATGGCCAATGAAAATGATGTGCATGTTATAGGTGTTTCAAGCTTAGCTGCAGGACATAAAACATTAGTACCAGAATTATTAGCTGAACTGAAAAAATTAGGTCGTGAAGATATTATCGTAATCGTTGGTGGTGTTATTCCAGCGCAGGATTATGATTTCTTGTATGAAGCAGGTGCGGTGGCCATCTTTGGTCCTGGTACAGTGATTCCAGTTGCAGCGATTCGCATAATCGAAGAAATTTACAAAGCTCTAGGCTACGAGGAAGTGGCGGAGTAA
- a CDS encoding methylmalonyl-CoA mutase family protein, whose amino-acid sequence MKEIEFQSVSYDQWQQEAVKALKGKPFESLFTKTIENITLQPLYTQDSLIEKLGDQLESQVSTIRSLTKSSGFDVAQQIVGTDEASFFANIDESLARGNQMITINSPASFEWTEQVLGQLVPYLSENSFKITIQSSEDVLLSVFDKIDETQRENVNGYIVAPVAVELPAYPNVRTFAANTITHHNNGANVVQELAIALAQASQMATEADDFKAFEEKFFVQFAVDTQFFLEIAKIRAFKVLWKAFASAFGNEASAVPVVVETSVRSFSKYDVYVNLLRAGNEAFSAAIGGADVITVHPHDCLTAISEQSVRIARNVSLVTKEESLVLNVLDPSGGSYFIESLTADYVKEAWALFLEIEKAGGLSAYGIDSKIEEVYATRIGQVETRKHSLIGTNIYANPTDEISTDENAQFAAVKRIAIPFEDLRENFAQTGLKSAILTFGQLKNYKPRADFVQGFFATAGVVAHQTEGFQTIEEAKAWLDTAAYDYVVVAATDDDTKALIPALLEGKKASIVLDAAGKYKEEQDAWLEAGLNGFIFAGQNIVTKLNDVVMSVKGVQQ is encoded by the coding sequence ATGAAAGAGATTGAATTTCAATCTGTGAGCTACGATCAGTGGCAACAAGAAGCAGTTAAAGCTTTAAAAGGGAAGCCGTTTGAATCGTTATTTACAAAAACTATTGAAAATATCACATTACAACCACTTTATACGCAAGACAGTTTGATTGAAAAGTTAGGGGACCAATTAGAAAGTCAAGTTTCCACAATTCGTTCTTTAACAAAATCATCTGGTTTTGATGTAGCCCAGCAAATTGTTGGAACTGATGAGGCAAGCTTTTTTGCAAACATAGATGAAAGCCTAGCACGTGGTAATCAGATGATTACGATCAACAGCCCAGCAAGTTTTGAATGGACAGAACAAGTATTAGGACAATTAGTTCCTTACTTATCAGAAAATTCATTCAAAATTACAATTCAATCTAGTGAAGACGTGTTATTAAGCGTTTTCGATAAAATCGATGAAACTCAACGTGAAAATGTGAACGGTTACATCGTTGCACCAGTTGCAGTGGAGCTACCAGCATATCCGAACGTGCGTACATTCGCAGCAAATACCATTACCCATCACAATAATGGCGCCAATGTTGTACAAGAGTTAGCGATTGCGTTAGCACAGGCTTCTCAAATGGCTACTGAAGCGGACGACTTTAAAGCGTTTGAAGAGAAATTCTTTGTACAATTTGCAGTCGATACACAATTCTTCCTAGAAATTGCGAAAATTCGTGCCTTTAAAGTGTTATGGAAAGCATTTGCTTCAGCTTTCGGCAATGAAGCAAGTGCTGTCCCAGTAGTAGTCGAAACATCTGTACGTAGCTTCTCTAAATACGATGTGTACGTAAACTTACTACGTGCAGGTAACGAAGCATTCTCAGCAGCAATCGGTGGTGCAGATGTCATTACTGTACATCCACATGACTGCTTAACGGCGATCTCTGAGCAATCTGTACGTATCGCACGTAATGTATCCCTTGTTACAAAAGAAGAATCGCTCGTATTAAATGTCCTTGATCCATCAGGTGGTTCTTACTTTATCGAATCACTCACAGCGGATTATGTAAAAGAAGCATGGGCATTATTCCTTGAAATCGAAAAAGCTGGCGGATTATCTGCTTACGGCATCGATTCAAAAATTGAAGAAGTTTACGCAACTCGCATCGGACAAGTGGAAACACGTAAGCATTCATTAATCGGTACGAACATTTATGCAAATCCAACAGATGAAATTTCTACTGATGAAAACGCGCAATTTGCCGCAGTAAAACGTATTGCGATTCCGTTTGAAGATTTACGCGAAAACTTTGCACAAACAGGATTGAAATCAGCAATCCTGACATTCGGTCAATTGAAAAATTACAAACCACGTGCAGACTTTGTTCAAGGTTTCTTTGCTACAGCAGGTGTCGTTGCACACCAAACAGAAGGCTTCCAAACAATTGAAGAAGCAAAAGCATGGTTAGATACAGCAGCGTACGATTATGTAGTCGTAGCGGCAACAGATGACGATACAAAAGCGTTAATCCCAGCATTATTAGAAGGTAAAAAAGCTTCAATCGTACTTGATGCAGCAGGAAAATATAAAGAAGAGCAAGATGCTTGGCTTGAAGCAGGCTTAAATGGCTTTATTTTTGCAGGACAAAACATCGTTACAAAACTAAATGATGTCGTGATGAGCGTGAAGGGGGTACAACAATGA
- a CDS encoding dihydrolipoamide acetyltransferase family protein, whose amino-acid sequence MTIQNILMPQLGESVTEGKIDHWLVKVGDKVNKYDPLAEVTTDKVNAEIPSSFTGVISELIATEGETLPVGAVVCTIEIEGAEMPPAPAPKSSNVSSAILNAGIQKKEPEAKAAPVEKPARPERKGGRYSPAVLMLANENDVDLSQIVGTGMDNRITRKDVEAYIAAGKPTSQAISHDEQPIPVLEDSPIKEAAEQKPHTKQAQEQVVTANGDIEIPVTQVRKAIAKNMLRSTHEIPHAWMMMEVDVTELVEYRDGIKNEFKQKEGFNLTYFAFFLKAVAQALKEFPMINSVWADDKIIQKKDINLSIAVATEDALFVPVIKNVDEKSIKGIGKEIHELSTIVRNGKLKLDHMQGGTFTVNNTGSFGSVQSMGIINYPQAAILQVESIVKRPVIVQGNMIAPRHMVNLCLSLDHRILDGLICGKFLSRVKEILENVDKQKMSVY is encoded by the coding sequence ATGACAATTCAAAATATTTTAATGCCGCAGCTTGGAGAAAGCGTGACGGAAGGTAAAATTGATCACTGGCTCGTAAAAGTGGGCGATAAGGTCAATAAATATGATCCATTAGCAGAAGTAACAACAGATAAAGTAAATGCTGAAATTCCTTCTTCGTTTACAGGTGTGATTTCAGAACTTATTGCTACTGAAGGCGAAACTTTACCTGTTGGCGCGGTCGTATGTACGATCGAGATTGAAGGAGCAGAGATGCCACCTGCACCAGCGCCAAAAAGTTCAAATGTTAGCTCGGCCATTTTAAATGCGGGCATACAGAAAAAAGAGCCAGAAGCAAAAGCTGCACCCGTAGAAAAACCAGCTCGTCCAGAACGAAAAGGTGGTCGCTACTCACCAGCAGTTCTCATGCTTGCAAACGAGAACGATGTCGACTTATCTCAAATTGTCGGTACAGGAATGGATAATCGCATTACACGTAAAGATGTAGAAGCTTATATTGCTGCAGGGAAACCGACGAGTCAAGCGATTTCACATGACGAACAGCCGATTCCAGTACTGGAAGATTCGCCAATTAAAGAAGCAGCTGAACAAAAGCCACATACAAAACAAGCTCAAGAGCAAGTGGTAACAGCAAATGGGGATATCGAAATTCCAGTGACACAAGTCCGCAAAGCGATTGCCAAAAATATGCTTCGTAGTACACATGAAATTCCACATGCATGGATGATGATGGAAGTGGATGTGACTGAACTTGTTGAATATCGTGACGGGATTAAAAATGAATTCAAACAAAAAGAAGGATTCAATTTAACGTATTTCGCATTCTTCCTAAAAGCAGTTGCGCAAGCGTTAAAAGAATTCCCGATGATTAATTCAGTATGGGCGGACGATAAAATTATTCAAAAGAAAGATATTAACTTATCGATTGCCGTCGCAACAGAAGACGCGTTATTCGTCCCTGTTATAAAAAATGTCGATGAAAAATCGATTAAAGGTATTGGCAAGGAAATTCACGAATTATCGACGATTGTACGCAATGGGAAATTAAAATTAGACCATATGCAGGGTGGTACGTTTACGGTTAATAACACAGGATCATTTGGTTCTGTGCAGTCGATGGGCATCATCAATTATCCGCAAGCAGCGATTCTGCAAGTGGAAAGTATTGTAAAACGACCTGTAATAGTACAGGGCAATATGATCGCGCCACGTCATATGGTGAATTTATGTCTGTCATTAGATCATAGAATTTTAGATGGACTAATTTGCGGGAAATTCCTATCTAGAGTAAAGGAAATTCTCGAAAATGTAGATAAACAGAAGATGTCAGTCTACTGA
- a CDS encoding alpha-ketoacid dehydrogenase subunit beta: MPVISYIDAINLAMKEEMERDESVFILGEDVGRKGGVFKATNGLYEQFGEARVLDTPLAESAIAGVAIGAAMYGMRPIAEMQFADFIMPAVNQIVSEAAKIRYRTNNDWSCPLVVRAPFGGGIHGALYHSQSVEALFAGTPGLKIVIPSTPYDAKGLLKAAIRDPDPVLFFEHKRAYRLIKGEVPTEDYTLPIGKADVKREGDDITVITYGLAVHFALQAAERLAKDGIQTHILDLRTVYPLDQEAIIEATKKTGKVLLITEDNKEGSILSEVAAIIAEHCLFDLDAPIKRLAGPDVPAMPYAPTMEKFFIINPDKVERAIRELAAF, from the coding sequence ATGCCAGTAATTTCTTATATTGATGCGATCAATTTAGCAATGAAAGAAGAAATGGAACGTGATGAAAGCGTCTTTATTTTAGGCGAAGACGTTGGACGTAAAGGTGGCGTATTCAAAGCGACGAATGGCCTTTATGAGCAGTTCGGGGAAGCGCGTGTCTTAGATACTCCTTTAGCTGAAAGTGCGATTGCCGGTGTAGCAATAGGGGCTGCGATGTATGGCATGCGTCCAATTGCTGAAATGCAATTTGCTGATTTCATAATGCCAGCAGTGAACCAAATCGTCTCAGAAGCTGCAAAAATTCGCTACCGCACAAATAATGATTGGAGCTGTCCGCTTGTAGTTCGTGCTCCATTTGGCGGTGGGATTCATGGTGCACTGTATCATTCACAATCAGTGGAAGCTCTTTTTGCAGGAACACCAGGTTTAAAAATCGTTATCCCATCAACACCGTATGATGCGAAGGGCTTATTAAAAGCAGCTATTCGTGACCCAGACCCTGTGTTGTTTTTCGAGCATAAGCGTGCCTATCGTTTAATTAAAGGTGAAGTACCGACGGAAGATTACACATTGCCAATCGGAAAAGCTGATGTAAAACGTGAGGGCGACGATATAACCGTTATTACGTATGGCTTAGCTGTACATTTTGCGTTGCAAGCAGCAGAGCGACTTGCTAAAGATGGCATCCAGACACATATTTTAGATTTGCGTACAGTGTATCCATTAGATCAAGAAGCAATTATTGAAGCAACGAAAAAGACAGGGAAAGTACTGCTTATTACTGAGGACAACAAAGAAGGTAGCATACTAAGTGAAGTGGCTGCAATTATTGCAGAACATTGCTTATTTGATTTAGATGCGCCGATTAAACGCTTAGCAGGACCAGATGTTCCAGCGATGCCATATGCGCCAACGATGGAAAAGTTTTTTATAATCAATCCCGATAAAGTAGAGCGTGCGATTCGTGAATTAGCGGCGTTTTAA
- a CDS encoding thiamine pyrophosphate-dependent dehydrogenase E1 component subunit alpha, whose protein sequence is MSENQLTHDQLGLTNEEVLKMYETMLMARRIDERMWLLNRAGKIPFVISCQGQEAAQVGAAFALDHTKDYIAPYYRDMGVVLHFGMTAQDLMLSAFAKAEDPNSGGRQMPGHFGQKKNRIITGSSPVTTQVPHAVGVALAGKMQQKDFITFVTLGEGSSNQGDFHEGANFAGVHKLPVIIMVENNQYAISVPVERQLGCAKVSDRAIGYGMPGVTVDGKNPLEVYKVVKEAADRARRGEGPSLIETVTFRLTAHSSDDDDRQYRTAEDIAEGKAKDPLVLFEAYLKEQGILDESLIKTMNETIMKIVNEATEYAEAAAYAAPEDALKYVYAEGEDA, encoded by the coding sequence ATGAGTGAAAACCAATTAACACATGATCAATTAGGACTAACAAATGAAGAAGTATTAAAAATGTATGAAACGATGTTAATGGCACGTCGTATTGATGAACGTATGTGGTTACTGAATCGTGCTGGGAAAATTCCGTTCGTTATTTCTTGTCAAGGTCAAGAAGCAGCACAAGTTGGCGCGGCCTTTGCGCTAGATCACACGAAAGATTATATTGCACCGTATTATCGTGATATGGGTGTTGTACTACATTTTGGGATGACGGCACAAGATTTAATGTTATCTGCATTTGCGAAAGCAGAAGATCCAAACTCGGGTGGCCGCCAAATGCCAGGTCACTTCGGACAAAAGAAAAATCGTATTATAACAGGTTCATCTCCAGTAACGACACAAGTTCCACATGCAGTGGGTGTTGCGTTAGCAGGGAAAATGCAGCAAAAGGATTTCATTACCTTTGTCACACTTGGTGAAGGTTCTTCAAACCAAGGGGATTTCCATGAAGGGGCGAACTTTGCAGGCGTTCATAAATTACCTGTCATCATTATGGTAGAAAACAATCAATATGCGATTTCTGTTCCAGTGGAGCGTCAATTAGGCTGTGCAAAAGTGTCAGACCGCGCGATTGGCTATGGTATGCCAGGTGTCACTGTGGATGGTAAAAATCCACTTGAAGTTTATAAAGTAGTTAAAGAAGCAGCTGACCGTGCTCGACGCGGGGAAGGTCCATCTTTAATTGAAACTGTAACTTTCCGATTAACGGCGCATTCATCTGATGATGACGATCGCCAATATCGTACAGCAGAGGATATCGCAGAAGGTAAAGCGAAAGATCCACTTGTATTATTTGAAGCCTATTTAAAAGAACAAGGAATTTTAGATGAGTCACTAATCAAAACGATGAATGAAACGATCATGAAAATCGTGAACGAAGCAACAGAATACGCAGAAGCAGCAGCCTATGCAGCACCTGAAGACGCACTGAAATATGTCTATGCGGAAGGAGAAGATGCGTAA
- the lpdA gene encoding dihydrolipoyl dehydrogenase — MAREYDVVILGGGTGGYVAAIRASQLGLKTAIVEKNKLGGTCLHAGCIPTKALLRSAEVFVQSKRAEEFGIELNDVTVNFTKIQARKQSVVEQLYKGVQHLMKKGEIDVYDGYGRILGPSIFSPLPGTISVEMNDGTENEMLIPKNVIIATGSRPRKLEGLTVDGEKVFTSDEFLTIEKLPKSVIIIGGGVIGIEWASMLSDFEVDVTILELGDRILPTEDEAISTEMLKILKKRGINIHTNVSFDADQITTADQVTVTLKDGNTVTAEALLLSIGRQANVENIGIENTDIVLEKGFIDVNEQFQTKESHIYAIGDVIGGMQLAHVASHEGILAVEHIAGETAMPIHYANIARGVYSNPEIASVGLTETQATSQGYKVKVATFPFKAIGKAMVYGDTEGFVKVIADEDSNDVIGVHLIGPHATDLISEAALGLFLNASSWEVGQMVHLHPSLSEVMGEAALAIEGKAIHY, encoded by the coding sequence ATGGCAAGAGAATATGATGTCGTCATTTTAGGCGGAGGGACAGGCGGCTATGTAGCAGCGATTCGTGCCTCACAACTTGGCTTGAAAACAGCCATCGTTGAAAAAAACAAACTTGGAGGCACATGCTTACATGCGGGATGTATTCCGACAAAGGCATTACTAAGAAGTGCAGAAGTATTTGTTCAATCTAAACGAGCTGAAGAATTTGGAATTGAGCTAAATGATGTAACAGTAAATTTCACAAAAATCCAAGCGCGTAAACAATCGGTTGTTGAACAGCTCTATAAAGGGGTTCAACACTTAATGAAAAAAGGGGAAATCGATGTTTATGACGGTTATGGTCGCATTCTAGGTCCATCCATTTTCTCACCACTGCCGGGTACGATTTCTGTTGAAATGAATGATGGCACGGAAAATGAAATGCTGATTCCGAAAAACGTCATCATCGCAACCGGCTCGAGACCGCGCAAATTAGAAGGATTAACAGTTGATGGGGAAAAAGTATTTACTTCGGATGAGTTTCTAACAATCGAAAAACTGCCAAAGTCGGTCATCATTATTGGCGGTGGGGTAATCGGAATCGAATGGGCTTCTATGCTTAGTGATTTTGAAGTTGATGTAACGATTTTAGAGCTTGGAGATCGCATTTTACCGACAGAAGATGAAGCTATTTCAACTGAAATGTTAAAAATTTTAAAGAAACGTGGCATCAATATTCATACAAATGTGTCGTTTGATGCGGACCAGATTACAACAGCTGATCAGGTAACAGTCACGCTTAAAGATGGAAATACAGTAACGGCCGAAGCGCTATTACTTTCGATTGGACGTCAAGCAAACGTTGAAAATATCGGTATTGAAAACACGGATATTGTCCTTGAAAAAGGCTTTATCGACGTAAATGAGCAGTTCCAAACGAAGGAAAGTCATATTTATGCGATTGGTGATGTGATCGGTGGCATGCAACTTGCACATGTTGCCTCTCATGAAGGGATTCTAGCTGTGGAACATATTGCAGGAGAAACAGCAATGCCGATTCATTATGCGAATATCGCGCGCGGTGTCTATAGTAATCCAGAAATTGCGAGTGTTGGTTTAACAGAAACACAAGCAACCAGTCAAGGCTATAAAGTGAAAGTCGCAACATTCCCATTTAAAGCAATCGGTAAAGCGATGGTTTATGGGGACACTGAAGGATTTGTAAAAGTGATTGCCGATGAAGATTCGAATGATGTGATAGGGGTGCATTTAATCGGTCCGCATGCAACGGATTTAATATCAGAAGCAGCACTTGGTTTATTTTTAAATGCGTCATCATGGGAAGTTGGACAAATGGTTCATCTACACCCTTCATTAAGTGAAGTGATGGGTGAAGCAGCGTTAGCTATTGAAGGAAAAGCAATTCATTATTAA